One Mercurialis annua linkage group LG3, ddMerAnnu1.2, whole genome shotgun sequence DNA window includes the following coding sequences:
- the LOC126672196 gene encoding phospholipase A1-IIgamma-like → MADIAAHWKILSGENNWEGLLKPIDDNLRRYLIHYGELTRALSDSFNDVKASNAYGLCRYPPKELFGRVGLQFGNPFKYQVSDYIYARTEIKIDDYIHPGMCTYIGFVAVSSDEGKRVLGRRDIVVCWRGTTSLTELLEDFEVSQVSAADIFPNSKAKVHHGFHSIYTTNDQKSKYTKASAREQALAAVRRLVDKYYEADPNEVMSITVVGHSLGGSLATLNAMDIAANKYNKPTKANTELPVTAFVFAALRVGNEAFLEIFSGLTKLHLLGVKNAFDIVPEFPPKYTIFHRYEDVGIQLKIDTKGSPFIKVSHTYINKHLHAHDFNLYLHGIAGYQGKGKAFKLVVNLDISLLNKYTDILLNVHNVPPKWWSNVMNKGMVQRDDGSWKLQDYFPDPPRYEVSKNVSGQ, encoded by the exons atgGCAGATATAGCAGCACACTGGAAAATTCTGAGCGGAGAAAACAATTGGGAAGGTCTTCTAAAACCAATCGATGATAATCTCCGGCGGTATCTTATTCACTACGGCGAACTTACTAGAGCTCTGTCGGATTCTTTCAACGATGTCAAGGCATCCAATGCATACGGTCTTTGCCGATATCCGCCAAAAGAATTATTTGGTCGTGTCGGTCTGCAATTTGGGAATCCGTTCAAGTACCAG GTGAGTGACTACATATATGCGAGAACGGAAATTAAAATCGATGATTACATACACCCTGGAATGTGTACATATATTGGGTTTGTTGCTGTGAGTAGTGACGAAGGGAAGCGTGTTTTAGGGAGACGAGATATTGTGGTTTGCTGGAGAGGAACAACTTCATTAACTGAACTGCTGGAAGATTTTGAGGTTTCTCAAGTCTCGGCTGCTGATATTTTTCCGAATTCGAAAGCTAAGGTTCACCATGGATTTCATAGTATCTACACAACCAACGATCAGAAATCAAAATACACCAAGGCTAGTGCAAGAGAGCAG GCTCTAGCAGCCGTAAGGAGACTTGTGGACAAGTACTACGAAGCTGATCCCAACGAGGTAATGAGCATCACAGTAGTAGGACACAGCTTGGGCGGATCTCTAGCAACCTTGAACGCAATGGACATCGCCGCTAATAAATATAACAAGCCAACTAAAGCAAACACTGAACTTCCCGTTACGGCATTTGTCTTTGCCGCTCTCCGTGTCGGAAACGAAGCTTTTCTAGAAATATTCTCTGGATTGACAAAACTTCATCTTTTAGGCGTGAAAAACGCATTTGATATCGTTCCTGAATTTCCCCCGAAGTACACAATTTTCCACCGCTACGAAGATGTTGGCATTCAGCTCAAGATCGACACGAAAGGCTCACCGTTTATCAAAGTATCTCACACATATATTAATAAGCATTTGCATGCTCATGATTTCAATCTCTATCTGCATGGAATTGCAGGTTATCAAGGGAAGGGTAAAGCTTTTAAGTTGGTGGTTAATCTTGATATATCACTTCTTAATAAATATACTGATATTTTACTGAATGTTCATAATGTGCCACCTAAATGGTGGAGTAATGTTATGAATAAAGGTATGGTTCAAAGGGACGATGGATCTTGGAAGCTTCAGGATTATTTTCCTGATCCTCCAAGATATGAGGTTTCTAAGAATGTCTCTGGTCAGTAA